In the Bacillus amyloliquefaciens DSM 7 = ATCC 23350 genome, GGAGAAAACCGGGATACGGAGCTTATCCGCAAGCAGGATGTCATCAAAGGCAGCCCGGAGTGGCACTTTATCGGCAGTCTTCAGACCAGAAAGGTGAAGGCGGTCGTTGACCGTGTATCTTATATTCATTCCTTAGACAGACTGTCATTGGCAAAAGAGATTGAAAAACGGGCGCCGCATGCGGTTCGCTGTTTTGTGCAGGTGAATACTTCGCGTGAGCCGTCTAAGCACGGTTTGAAAACAGAGGAGGTCATCCCCTTTATCAGAGAGCTTTCTGACTTTAGAAACATTTCTGTAGAGGGCCTGATGACGATGGCTCCCCTGACAGACGATACAGAAACGATCAGAGCCTGCTTCCGGCAATTGCGTGATCTGAGGGATCAGGTGCAGCAGCTGAATCAGACAAACGCACCGTGCCGGGAACTTTCAATGGGCATGTCAAATGATTATGAAATCGCTGTTGAAGAGGGCGCTACTTTTATCCGAATCGGCTCTTCATTAGTCGGAAATGAAACGGGGGGTGTAAACAAATGA is a window encoding:
- a CDS encoding YggS family pyridoxal phosphate-dependent enzyme, with amino-acid sequence MRVADQLRHINERINEACNRSGRSPEDVTVIAVTKYVSAERAQEAVDAGITSLGENRDTELIRKQDVIKGSPEWHFIGSLQTRKVKAVVDRVSYIHSLDRLSLAKEIEKRAPHAVRCFVQVNTSREPSKHGLKTEEVIPFIRELSDFRNISVEGLMTMAPLTDDTETIRACFRQLRDLRDQVQQLNQTNAPCRELSMGMSNDYEIAVEEGATFIRIGSSLVGNETGGVNK